From a region of the Mycobacterium sp. SMC-8 genome:
- the hypF gene encoding carbamoyltransferase HypF, whose protein sequence is MSGRRRVRVCVRGVVQGVGFRPFVYTLATAFGLSGSVRNDSTGALIEIEGAEADIDRFLSRLRTDPPPLSFVESVEVQDIPLVGGTGFAIADTSRTGGGRTLVSPDVAMCADCACELRAPGNRRYRHPFINCTNCGPRFTITAALPYDRASTTMAGFPMCAACAREYTDPADRRFHAQPICCPQCGPTLRYRDGTGGETHGELALRAARELLCGGGVLAVKGVGGYHLACDAADHHAVNGLRTRKRRGDKPFAVMVPDLAAARTIAEPDPASAALLGSVARPIVLIPRRCGAPIDQAVAPHNPDLGVLLAYTPLHTLLFGLDGDEPGPQALVMTSGNLGGEPICFTDTDALHRLRGLADGWLMHDRPILVPCDDSVMRADTPVRRSRGYAPLPIALPVAVPPTLAVGADLKNTMAVADGRYAWLSQHIGDMDDLATLSAFDSAQQHLRVLTAVEPEVLVTDAHPRYRSTAWALRNAAGRPVRSVQHHHAHLAAVMAEHGMDGAAPVLGFAFDGTGYGPDGAVWGGEVLLADYKGYRRLARLRYVPLPGGDVSVLRPYRMALAHLWAAGLPWTPDLAPVRTCPPREQRVLRHQLETGLGCAPTSSMGRLFDAVSALAGVRQIVDYEAQAAIELEGRSRDCDCGTAGYRFAVDHAPSTAEIDPAPVLSAVVDDARAGVAAGVIGARFHDAVAALILELALANRGYTVALSGGVFQNALLLRRSRMLLAANGFDVITHHRVPPNDGGVALGQLIIGNAV, encoded by the coding sequence ATGAGCGGCCGCAGGCGGGTCCGCGTCTGCGTGCGCGGTGTGGTGCAGGGCGTCGGCTTCCGGCCTTTCGTGTACACCCTGGCCACTGCGTTCGGACTGTCGGGTTCGGTGCGTAACGACAGCACCGGCGCACTCATCGAGATCGAGGGCGCCGAAGCGGACATCGATCGCTTCCTGTCCCGGCTGCGCACCGATCCACCACCCCTGTCTTTCGTGGAATCTGTTGAGGTGCAGGATATTCCGCTGGTGGGCGGCACCGGATTCGCGATCGCCGACACCTCGCGCACCGGCGGCGGCCGCACACTCGTCTCCCCCGATGTCGCCATGTGCGCCGACTGCGCCTGCGAGTTGCGCGCCCCGGGCAACCGCCGCTACCGGCACCCGTTCATCAACTGCACCAACTGCGGCCCGCGATTCACGATCACCGCGGCACTGCCGTATGACCGCGCGTCGACCACGATGGCGGGCTTTCCGATGTGTGCCGCCTGCGCACGCGAATACACCGACCCCGCCGACCGCCGGTTCCACGCGCAGCCCATCTGCTGCCCGCAGTGCGGGCCGACGCTGCGATACCGGGACGGTACCGGGGGCGAAACCCACGGCGAGCTCGCGTTGCGTGCCGCCAGGGAGCTGCTGTGCGGCGGCGGCGTGCTGGCGGTCAAGGGCGTCGGCGGCTACCACCTGGCCTGTGATGCCGCCGATCACCACGCCGTCAACGGGCTGCGCACGCGGAAACGCCGCGGCGACAAACCGTTCGCGGTGATGGTGCCCGATCTCGCCGCGGCACGGACCATCGCCGAACCGGACCCGGCGTCCGCGGCGCTCCTGGGCAGCGTGGCCCGCCCGATCGTGTTGATCCCGCGGCGCTGCGGCGCGCCGATCGACCAGGCGGTGGCGCCGCACAACCCCGACCTCGGGGTGCTGCTGGCCTACACCCCGTTACACACCCTGCTGTTCGGCCTCGACGGCGACGAACCCGGGCCACAGGCTCTGGTGATGACGTCGGGCAATCTGGGAGGCGAACCCATCTGCTTCACCGACACAGACGCGCTCCACCGGCTCCGCGGCCTGGCCGACGGATGGCTGATGCACGACCGGCCCATCCTCGTCCCCTGCGACGACTCGGTGATGCGCGCCGACACCCCGGTCCGGCGCTCACGCGGTTACGCACCTCTGCCGATCGCCCTTCCGGTCGCGGTACCCCCCACACTCGCCGTGGGCGCAGATCTGAAGAACACCATGGCCGTCGCGGACGGCAGGTATGCCTGGCTCAGTCAGCACATCGGCGACATGGACGACCTGGCCACCCTGTCGGCGTTCGACTCCGCACAGCAGCATCTCCGGGTCCTGACCGCGGTGGAACCGGAGGTATTGGTCACCGATGCGCATCCGCGGTACCGCTCGACGGCGTGGGCGCTGCGCAACGCCGCCGGCCGTCCGGTACGCAGCGTGCAACACCACCACGCGCACCTGGCCGCGGTGATGGCCGAGCACGGCATGGACGGCGCCGCGCCCGTCCTCGGATTCGCTTTCGACGGAACGGGGTACGGCCCCGACGGGGCGGTGTGGGGCGGTGAGGTTCTGCTCGCCGACTACAAGGGTTACCGGCGGCTGGCCCGGCTGCGCTATGTGCCGCTGCCGGGCGGTGACGTCAGCGTGCTGCGTCCGTACCGGATGGCGCTGGCCCATCTGTGGGCCGCCGGCCTGCCGTGGACGCCGGACCTGGCACCGGTACGAACATGCCCGCCCCGGGAACAGCGGGTACTGCGCCACCAGCTCGAGACCGGCTTGGGGTGCGCACCGACCTCCAGCATGGGCAGGCTGTTCGACGCGGTGTCGGCGCTGGCCGGCGTTCGTCAGATCGTCGATTACGAGGCGCAGGCGGCGATCGAACTCGAAGGTCGGTCCCGCGACTGTGACTGCGGCACAGCCGGTTACCGGTTCGCCGTCGACCACGCGCCATCCACGGCGGAGATCGACCCCGCCCCCGTGCTGTCGGCGGTGGTCGACGACGCCCGCGCCGGTGTCGCCGCCGGTGTGATCGGGGCGCGTTTTCACGACGCGGTGGCCGCGCTGATCCTCGAGCTCGCGCTCGCCAACCGCGGCTACACCGTGGCCCTGTCGGGCGGAGTGTTCCAGAATGCCCTGTTGCTGCGCCGGTCGCGCATGCTGTTGGCCGCGAACGGGTTCGACGTCATCACACATCACCGTGTGCCACCCAACGACGGCGGTGTCGCGCTGGGTCAGCTGATCATAGGAAACGCCGTCTGA
- a CDS encoding NifU family protein: MGPPAPPRRDDAQWRTAGDRIQTLLDALATGGTAARERAEQLVREVTDLYGAALERMLDTALAAKPELAQAFTADDLVASLLLVHGLHPHDTERRVADALAAVRPYLGSHGGDVTLLGVADGVVRLQLLGSCTNCPSSSVTLELAVQDAVRTAAPEIAAIEVVATEADGRPGVIPAHSLMSRVHAGHSTWLPVPELAGLRDGEVGGFRTAGVSALACRVDGAVVAYRDRCAACAGSLAGTRLAGTVVHCPGCGARFDVLRAGRGIGGDGHLEPIPVLERDGVLSLAVPASAEVA; this comes from the coding sequence ATGGGCCCGCCGGCCCCGCCGCGCCGCGACGACGCACAGTGGCGCACGGCGGGTGATCGGATCCAGACGCTGCTCGACGCGCTCGCGACCGGCGGCACCGCCGCCCGTGAGCGCGCCGAACAACTGGTCCGCGAGGTGACCGACCTCTACGGCGCCGCGCTCGAGCGGATGCTGGACACCGCGCTGGCCGCCAAACCCGAACTGGCGCAGGCCTTCACGGCCGACGATCTGGTAGCCAGCCTGCTGTTGGTGCACGGTCTGCATCCGCACGACACCGAACGGCGGGTGGCCGACGCGCTCGCCGCGGTACGGCCCTATCTGGGTTCACACGGCGGCGACGTCACACTGCTCGGAGTGGCCGACGGCGTCGTCCGCCTGCAGTTGCTGGGCAGCTGCACGAATTGCCCGTCCTCGTCGGTGACGCTGGAACTCGCCGTTCAGGACGCGGTCCGCACCGCCGCCCCGGAGATCGCCGCCATCGAGGTGGTCGCGACCGAAGCAGATGGCCGACCCGGCGTCATCCCGGCCCATTCGTTGATGAGCCGGGTGCACGCCGGGCACTCCACGTGGCTTCCGGTGCCCGAACTGGCCGGCTTGCGCGACGGCGAGGTCGGCGGCTTCCGCACCGCAGGCGTGAGCGCCCTGGCGTGCCGCGTGGACGGCGCCGTAGTCGCCTACCGCGATCGGTGCGCCGCGTGCGCAGGCTCATTGGCCGGGACCCGGCTGGCCGGCACCGTGGTGCACTGCCCGGGGTGCGGCGCGCGGTTCGACGTGCTCCGCGCCGGGCGCGGGATCGGCGGCGACGGCCACCTGGAACCGATCCCGGTGCTCGAACGCGACGGCGTGTTGTCGCTGGCCGTACCGGCGTCCGCGGAGGTGGCGTGA
- a CDS encoding DUF6390 family protein, giving the protein MPAPAGQHRTGHTLFARFAYPPNELGYCGPEDTGALLGTAEQTTAVAREFDGAWPYLQAIADAAGVADPLDRNVVRTYWVGGPLLDAVGRKDLLARLRSAFAGQVTGLLDEVGDQATALAHHSFHVLVVYPWVRFLDRDPGTALRILQNCRIRWGTVTSVDDDHVLIDSAPLTFDAGRLSLGDLETERVRWHRDGTSLTTRPDVGDVVAAHWDWVCERLSEADTAALNAATQATLGLVATARNRS; this is encoded by the coding sequence ATGCCGGCCCCCGCCGGACAGCACCGCACCGGCCACACGCTGTTCGCGCGTTTCGCCTATCCGCCGAACGAACTCGGGTACTGCGGGCCGGAGGACACCGGCGCGTTGCTCGGGACCGCGGAGCAGACGACCGCGGTGGCGCGGGAGTTCGACGGCGCGTGGCCGTACCTTCAGGCGATCGCGGACGCGGCCGGTGTCGCCGACCCGCTCGACCGGAACGTGGTACGCACTTACTGGGTGGGCGGTCCGCTCCTCGACGCGGTGGGCCGCAAGGACCTGCTCGCCCGGCTCCGGTCAGCGTTCGCCGGTCAGGTGACGGGGCTGCTCGATGAGGTGGGCGATCAGGCAACTGCGTTGGCGCACCACAGTTTTCACGTGCTCGTGGTGTATCCGTGGGTGAGATTCCTGGACCGAGACCCGGGCACAGCGCTGCGCATCCTGCAGAATTGCCGGATCCGTTGGGGCACCGTGACTTCCGTTGACGACGACCATGTGCTCATCGACTCGGCACCGCTCACCTTCGACGCCGGCCGTCTGTCGCTCGGCGACCTCGAAACCGAGCGGGTGCGCTGGCACCGCGACGGCACGTCGCTGACCACCAGACCGGACGTCGGCGATGTCGTGGCCGCCCACTGGGACTGGGTGTGCGAGCGTCTGAGCGAGGCGGACACCGCCGCTCTGAACGCGGCGACGCAGGCCACCCTCGGACTCGTCGCCACCGCCAGAAACCGATCTTGA
- a CDS encoding glycosyltransferase — protein sequence MRVAVVAGPDPGHAFPAIALCLKLRAAGDAPTLLTGTRWLEAARHDGIDAVELRGLDPTAEDDDADAGAKIHQRAARMAVLNRDLIAALDPDLVVSDSITACGGLAADLLGLPWVELNTHPLYRPSKGLPPIGSGLAPGTGLRGRLRDTVLRALSAKSWRDGLRQRSEARRGIGLPGEDPGPVRRLIATLPALEVARPDWPAEAVIVGPLHYEPTTDVLRLPDGDGPVVVVAPSTATTGAVGLAELALTSLVPGEVLPAGARVAVSCLHGPDAEVPPWAVVGLGRQDELLSRADVLICGGGHGTVAKSLLAGVPMVVVPGGGDQWEIANRLVRQGSARLVRPLTAGALGAAVQEVLATPSYRAAARRAGAGAAEVADPVRVCHDAIGDPA from the coding sequence ATGCGCGTAGCCGTGGTCGCGGGACCCGACCCCGGGCATGCATTTCCGGCTATCGCGCTGTGCCTGAAGTTGCGCGCCGCCGGAGACGCGCCGACGCTACTCACCGGAACGAGATGGCTCGAGGCGGCGCGCCATGACGGCATCGACGCGGTCGAACTGCGCGGTCTGGACCCCACGGCGGAGGACGACGACGCCGACGCCGGCGCGAAGATCCACCAGCGTGCCGCCCGGATGGCCGTCCTGAACCGGGACCTCATCGCAGCGCTGGATCCGGATCTGGTGGTCTCGGATTCGATCACCGCCTGTGGTGGGCTGGCCGCCGACCTGCTCGGTCTGCCGTGGGTGGAATTGAACACCCACCCGCTCTATCGGCCGTCCAAGGGGCTGCCGCCCATCGGCAGCGGCCTGGCGCCGGGAACCGGCCTGCGCGGTCGGCTGCGCGACACGGTGTTGCGCGCGTTGAGCGCGAAATCATGGCGGGACGGGCTGCGGCAGCGCTCCGAGGCGCGGCGGGGGATCGGGCTGCCGGGCGAGGACCCCGGGCCGGTGCGCCGCCTGATCGCCACGCTGCCCGCGCTGGAGGTGGCGCGCCCGGACTGGCCGGCCGAGGCCGTCATCGTGGGACCGCTGCATTACGAACCGACAACCGACGTGCTGCGGTTGCCCGACGGCGACGGTCCCGTCGTCGTGGTGGCCCCGTCGACCGCCACGACCGGTGCGGTCGGCCTGGCCGAGCTGGCGCTGACCAGCCTGGTGCCCGGCGAGGTGCTGCCCGCGGGAGCCCGGGTGGCCGTGTCCTGCCTGCACGGACCCGACGCCGAGGTGCCGCCGTGGGCGGTGGTGGGTCTGGGCCGCCAGGACGAGCTGCTGTCCCGGGCCGATGTGCTGATCTGTGGCGGCGGCCATGGGACGGTCGCGAAGTCGCTGCTGGCCGGGGTTCCGATGGTGGTGGTCCCGGGTGGAGGAGACCAGTGGGAGATCGCCAATCGCCTTGTCCGACAGGGCAGTGCGCGCCTCGTGCGGCCGTTGACCGCAGGGGCGCTGGGCGCGGCCGTGCAGGAGGTGCTCGCGACGCCGAGTTACCGCGCGGCGGCCCGCCGGGCCGGGGCCGGAGCCGCCGAAGTCGCCGATCCGGTACGGGTGTGCCATGACGCGATCGGGGACCCGGCGTAG
- a CDS encoding limonene-1,2-epoxide hydrolase family protein yields the protein MADQDFDTIEALAAPDLLWQNVGLPSIRGRSRILKLLRGGEGKFGFLVKFHRIAASDERSEQTGIGGTVLTERTDALIFGPLRLQFWVCGTFELNADGQITLWRDYFDFLDVMVKAPLRALAGLVVPSLRPTF from the coding sequence ATGGCGGATCAGGATTTCGACACGATCGAAGCGCTGGCCGCTCCGGATCTGCTCTGGCAGAACGTCGGTCTGCCGTCGATCCGGGGACGGAGCAGGATCCTCAAGTTGCTGCGCGGCGGTGAAGGCAAGTTCGGTTTCCTGGTGAAGTTCCACCGCATCGCCGCTTCCGATGAGCGCTCGGAGCAGACCGGCATCGGCGGCACGGTGCTGACCGAACGCACCGACGCGCTGATCTTCGGGCCGCTGCGCCTGCAGTTCTGGGTGTGCGGCACATTCGAGCTGAACGCCGACGGGCAGATCACGTTGTGGCGGGATTACTTCGACTTCCTCGACGTGATGGTCAAGGCGCCGCTGCGGGCCCTCGCGGGCCTGGTGGTGCCGTCCCTGCGCCCGACGTTCTGA
- a CDS encoding hydrogenase maturation protease: MLVAGIGNIFLGDDGFGPEVIRRVPPRLTGPDVRVTDYGIRGMHLAYDLLDDWSALVLVDAVPDRGAPGTLDVFDADLRTHTGRTGLDAHAMDPAAVFASLDALGGTPPRTVVVGCQVATVAEGIGLSPVVAAAVPAAVRAVEDVVAGLATHSAAGRG; the protein is encoded by the coding sequence ATACTGGTGGCCGGGATCGGCAACATCTTCCTCGGAGACGACGGCTTCGGACCCGAGGTGATCCGGCGCGTCCCGCCCCGGCTCACCGGGCCGGACGTCCGGGTGACGGACTACGGGATCAGAGGCATGCACCTGGCCTACGACCTGCTCGACGACTGGTCGGCCCTGGTTCTCGTCGACGCTGTTCCCGACCGCGGCGCGCCGGGCACGCTGGACGTCTTCGACGCCGATCTCCGAACCCACACCGGCCGAACAGGTCTGGACGCCCACGCGATGGACCCGGCCGCGGTGTTCGCCAGCCTGGACGCACTCGGCGGGACACCGCCGCGCACCGTGGTCGTCGGCTGCCAGGTCGCGACGGTGGCGGAGGGAATCGGGCTTTCGCCCGTCGTCGCCGCCGCGGTACCGGCCGCTGTGCGTGCCGTCGAGGACGTGGTGGCCGGCCTGGCGACGCACTCCGCGGCGGGGAGGGGCTGA
- a CDS encoding HypC/HybG/HupF family hydrogenase formation chaperone — protein sequence MCLAVPGKIISIEERDGTLMSVVDFGGVKKDVCLQYLPDAEIGHYVVVHVGFAIQRLDEESARRTLAEFEHLGVLKEEFADGFELAARQAGTANPATDGPSEVRS from the coding sequence ATGTGTCTGGCAGTACCGGGAAAGATCATCAGCATCGAAGAACGTGACGGCACGCTGATGTCGGTCGTCGACTTCGGCGGCGTCAAGAAGGATGTGTGCCTGCAGTACCTCCCCGACGCCGAGATCGGCCACTACGTCGTCGTCCACGTCGGCTTCGCCATCCAGCGGCTCGACGAGGAGTCGGCACGGCGCACGCTGGCCGAGTTCGAGCACCTCGGCGTCCTCAAGGAGGAATTCGCTGACGGTTTCGAGCTGGCAGCGCGGCAGGCGGGCACCGCCAATCCCGCAACCGACGGACCTTCGGAGGTGAGGTCGTGA
- the hypE gene encoding hydrogenase expression/formation protein HypE: MPDTEPEASIDMESWVCPAPLRDAPNIVMGHGGGGAMSGELIEQLFLPAYGPAADAAMGDSAIVDLGGARLAFSTDSFVVKPMFFPGGSIGDLAVNGTVNDLAMAGAVPKVLSTAFILEEGTPLEELARIAQAVGTAALAAGVRLVTGDTKVVDSGHGDGVYLNTAGIGLIDERTDIRPQRAAPGDAVIVSGDIGVHGVAVLSCREGLEFATAVSSDTAPLHGLVAAMVATGADLHALRDPTRGGLAATLNEIARAAGAGVSIDERALPVPAAVRDACSMLGLDPLYVANEGKLVAFVAAADADRVLAAMRAHPLGARAAVIGTCVAEHPGMVVARTALGGTRVVDLPIGEQLPRIC, from the coding sequence ATGCCTGATACCGAGCCGGAGGCGAGCATCGATATGGAGTCGTGGGTGTGCCCGGCCCCGTTGCGCGACGCCCCCAACATCGTGATGGGACATGGCGGCGGTGGCGCCATGTCCGGCGAGCTCATCGAGCAACTGTTCCTGCCCGCGTACGGGCCGGCCGCCGACGCGGCGATGGGAGATTCGGCGATCGTCGACCTCGGCGGCGCCCGCCTGGCGTTCTCCACCGACTCGTTCGTCGTCAAGCCGATGTTCTTTCCGGGCGGTTCGATCGGCGACCTGGCGGTCAACGGCACGGTCAACGACCTGGCGATGGCCGGAGCGGTTCCGAAAGTGCTCTCGACCGCCTTCATCCTCGAGGAGGGCACGCCGCTGGAGGAGCTGGCACGGATTGCCCAGGCGGTGGGCACCGCGGCGCTGGCGGCCGGGGTCAGGCTGGTCACCGGTGATACGAAGGTCGTCGACTCCGGCCACGGTGACGGGGTCTATCTGAACACCGCGGGTATCGGGCTGATCGACGAGCGCACCGACATCCGTCCGCAGCGGGCGGCGCCGGGCGACGCGGTGATCGTCAGCGGCGACATCGGCGTCCACGGGGTTGCCGTGCTCAGTTGCCGCGAAGGCCTGGAGTTCGCCACCGCGGTCTCCAGCGACACCGCTCCGCTACACGGACTGGTGGCCGCGATGGTCGCCACGGGCGCGGACCTGCACGCACTGCGTGACCCGACGCGCGGTGGGCTGGCCGCGACGCTCAACGAGATCGCCCGGGCCGCCGGGGCCGGTGTGTCGATCGACGAACGCGCGCTGCCTGTTCCGGCGGCGGTGCGCGACGCGTGCAGCATGCTCGGCCTCGACCCGCTCTATGTCGCCAATGAGGGCAAGCTGGTCGCGTTCGTCGCCGCCGCGGACGCCGACCGGGTGCTCGCCGCGATGCGCGCGCATCCACTGGGCGCGCGCGCGGCGGTCATCGGCACCTGTGTTGCCGAACATCCGGGCATGGTGGTGGCCAGGACGGCGCTGGGCGGCACCAGGGTGGTGGACCTGCCGATCGGCGAGCAACTGCCCCGGATCTGCTGA
- a CDS encoding DUF6084 family protein, with amino-acid sequence MTEIHFTVVDIAPEPYAVTPVLTARVGVAADGDTPVHALALRCQVRIEPLRRSYSDAEADGLVDLFGPRERWSTTQQTFLWQHTAAVVAGFTGDTIAELPLECTYDFEVKAAKYLLALGTGTVPLRFLFSGTVFTQGERGFSVRQVPWDREERFDMPVAVWHDLIRQHYPGTGWLRLSRDTIDALAAYRSARGLLGFDDAVTELLAAARELR; translated from the coding sequence ATGACCGAGATCCACTTCACCGTCGTCGACATCGCGCCCGAGCCCTACGCCGTCACCCCGGTCCTGACCGCCCGGGTCGGCGTCGCGGCCGACGGTGACACTCCGGTCCACGCGCTCGCGCTGCGATGCCAGGTGCGCATCGAACCGTTGCGGCGCAGCTATTCCGACGCCGAGGCGGACGGACTGGTGGACCTGTTCGGACCCCGCGAGCGGTGGTCGACCACCCAGCAGACCTTCCTGTGGCAGCACACCGCCGCGGTCGTCGCCGGGTTCACCGGCGACACGATCGCCGAGCTGCCGCTGGAGTGCACCTACGATTTCGAGGTCAAGGCCGCCAAATATCTGCTCGCACTCGGCACCGGCACCGTTCCGCTGCGATTCCTGTTCAGCGGAACGGTTTTCACGCAGGGCGAGCGGGGTTTCAGCGTCCGTCAGGTGCCGTGGGACCGCGAGGAACGCTTCGACATGCCGGTGGCGGTGTGGCACGACCTCATCCGGCAGCACTACCCCGGCACCGGCTGGTTGCGCCTGTCCCGCGACACCATCGACGCGCTGGCGGCCTACCGGTCGGCGCGCGGGTTGCTCGGCTTCGACGACGCGGTCACCGAACTGCTCGCCGCGGCCAGGGAGTTGCGATGA
- a CDS encoding DUF5947 family protein produces MPGAFDVLARVRADRAAPRPAGERCEMCAEPVGDEHQHVVDVEGRQLMCVCRGCYLLFTDTAATLRYRAVPDRYLAFPDLALDRRVWERLQIPVGLAFFFHNSSLGRTVAFYPGPAGATESELDLQAWNDIRGADPRVDRLAADTEALLVRIPDIPDATPRGYLVPIDACYEFVGRLRMLWHGFDGGSEAHDFVDGFFTLLDQRAPAVPRP; encoded by the coding sequence ATGCCGGGAGCCTTCGACGTGCTGGCCCGGGTCCGGGCCGATCGGGCGGCCCCCCGGCCGGCCGGGGAGCGCTGCGAGATGTGCGCCGAACCCGTCGGCGACGAACACCAGCACGTGGTCGACGTCGAAGGCAGACAACTGATGTGTGTCTGTCGCGGCTGCTATCTGCTGTTCACCGATACCGCTGCGACATTGCGCTATCGGGCGGTGCCGGACCGATACCTGGCCTTCCCGGACCTCGCGTTGGACCGCCGGGTGTGGGAGCGCCTGCAGATCCCGGTCGGCCTTGCGTTCTTCTTCCACAACTCCTCGCTCGGGCGCACCGTGGCGTTCTATCCCGGCCCGGCGGGGGCCACCGAATCGGAACTTGATCTGCAGGCGTGGAACGACATTCGCGGCGCCGACCCGCGGGTTGACCGGCTGGCCGCAGACACCGAGGCCCTGCTGGTCCGCATCCCCGACATCCCTGATGCCACGCCACGGGGATATTTGGTCCCGATCGACGCCTGCTACGAGTTCGTCGGGCGACTGCGCATGCTGTGGCACGGATTCGATGGAGGCTCCGAGGCCCATGACTTCGTCGATGGGTTCTTCACCCTCCTCGACCAGCGCGCACCGGCGGTGCCACGCCCATGA
- a CDS encoding HypC/HybG/HupF family hydrogenase formation chaperone: MCLGIPGQVVGMVDGYGDQLALVDVAGEHRKVNVGMLPEEHFAAGDWVIIHMGFVVEKTDKAGADAALAGLELMGRGRTAEESP; this comes from the coding sequence ATGTGCCTCGGTATCCCAGGACAGGTGGTCGGCATGGTGGACGGCTACGGTGACCAGCTGGCGCTCGTCGACGTCGCCGGCGAACACCGCAAGGTCAACGTCGGCATGCTGCCCGAGGAACACTTCGCGGCCGGCGACTGGGTGATCATCCACATGGGTTTCGTCGTCGAAAAAACCGACAAGGCCGGCGCGGACGCCGCGCTGGCCGGCCTGGAGCTGATGGGCAGAGGGCGCACCGCCGAGGAGTCACCATGA
- the hypD gene encoding hydrogenase formation protein HypD, producing the protein MKYLDEFSNPELAARLLDQIRSATTRRWSIMEVCGGQTHSIIRHGIDQLLPDTVEMIHGPGCPVCVTPLEIIDKALEIASRPDVIFCSFGDMLRVPGSEKDLFRVKSQGGDIRVVYSPLDALTIARDNPDRQVVFFGIGFETTAPANAMTVYQAKRLGIGNFSLLVSHVLVPPAISAIMESPTCRVQAFLAAGHVCTVMGTGEYPPLCDKFGIPIVVTGFEPLDILEGIRRTVMQLESGRHELENAYPRAVQDVGNPAAKAMLLDVFEVTDRAWRGIGVIPASGWRLSDAYRDFDAEQRFAVSDIHTEESAVCRSGEVLQGLIKPHECAAFGTLCTPRNPLGATMVSSEGACAAYYLYRRLEVTNA; encoded by the coding sequence GTGAAGTATCTCGACGAATTCAGCAACCCGGAGCTGGCCGCACGGCTCCTCGACCAGATCAGGTCGGCCACCACCCGACGCTGGTCGATCATGGAAGTCTGTGGCGGGCAGACCCATTCCATCATCCGGCACGGTATCGACCAACTGCTGCCGGACACCGTCGAAATGATCCACGGGCCGGGGTGCCCCGTGTGCGTCACGCCGTTGGAGATCATCGACAAGGCCCTGGAGATCGCATCCCGGCCGGACGTGATCTTCTGCTCGTTCGGCGACATGCTGCGGGTGCCCGGCAGCGAGAAGGACCTGTTCCGCGTCAAGAGCCAAGGGGGCGACATCCGGGTCGTGTACTCCCCACTGGACGCGCTGACGATCGCGCGGGACAACCCGGACCGGCAGGTGGTGTTCTTCGGTATCGGCTTCGAGACCACCGCGCCCGCCAACGCGATGACGGTCTACCAAGCCAAAAGGCTTGGCATCGGCAACTTCTCGCTGCTGGTGTCCCACGTGCTCGTACCGCCGGCGATCTCGGCGATCATGGAGTCCCCGACGTGCCGCGTCCAGGCGTTCCTGGCGGCCGGCCATGTGTGCACCGTGATGGGCACCGGTGAGTATCCGCCGCTGTGCGACAAGTTCGGAATCCCGATCGTGGTCACCGGTTTCGAGCCCCTGGACATCCTGGAGGGCATCCGGCGCACGGTGATGCAACTCGAATCCGGCCGCCATGAACTGGAGAACGCCTACCCCCGCGCCGTTCAGGACGTCGGCAACCCGGCCGCCAAGGCGATGCTGCTCGACGTGTTCGAGGTGACCGACCGGGCCTGGCGCGGGATCGGCGTGATTCCCGCCAGTGGTTGGCGGCTGTCCGACGCCTACCGGGATTTCGACGCCGAACAGCGCTTCGCCGTCAGCGACATCCACACCGAGGAGTCCGCGGTGTGCCGCTCCGGCGAGGTTCTGCAGGGGCTCATCAAACCACACGAGTGTGCGGCCTTCGGAACCCTGTGCACACCGCGAAACCCGCTGGGGGCCACCATGGTCTCGTCCGAGGGCGCCTGTGCGGCGTACTACCTGTACCGGCGCCTCGAGGTGACCAATGCCTGA
- a CDS encoding DUF6893 family small protein → MEVVGRITVALVAAAVLAVAVVGVRSIPDIQRYLRMRRM, encoded by the coding sequence ATGGAAGTAGTCGGTCGGATCACGGTGGCACTGGTGGCCGCGGCGGTCCTCGCGGTGGCGGTGGTCGGGGTGCGGTCGATCCCCGACATCCAGCGCTACCTGAGAATGCGCCGCATGTGA
- a CDS encoding DUF3046 domain-containing protein → MRLTEFHELVEGQFGAVRASSMLMDHVLTSIGGRTAAQAIEDGVEPREVWRALCADFDVPRDQW, encoded by the coding sequence GTGCGGTTGACGGAATTCCACGAACTCGTCGAGGGGCAGTTCGGTGCGGTGCGGGCCTCGTCGATGCTGATGGACCATGTTCTGACCAGCATCGGCGGCCGTACCGCGGCGCAGGCGATCGAGGACGGCGTCGAGCCCCGCGAGGTATGGCGGGCGCTGTGCGCCGACTTCGATGTGCCCCGCGACCAGTGGTGA